Below is a genomic region from Acidobacteriota bacterium.
TGAGAACTTTGCGCCTGCAGGACAACTCTCTGAGGACATTGCCCGAGGGAGTTTTTCAAGGGTTGCACAATCTGAGTGAGATGACATTTCTAGGAAACTCTCTGAGAGACTTACCTGGGGAAATCTTTAGTGGCTTGAGCAATTTGAAACACCTGAATCTAGGTCGGAACTCGTTGGGTTCGCTGCCCAAGGATATCTTCAGCGGGTTGAACGCACTTGCGGATTTGGGTTTATCGGGAAACCAGCTAAGTGAGTTACCCGAAGAGATCTTTAGCGATCTGAACTCGCTGGAAACGCTTTGGCTAGTGGACAACCCTCTGAGCACTCTGCCCGCGGGAATCTTCGACGATGTCCTGGATACGATGGGAAGCAGTCCCCATGGGCCCGGACTCGGAGTAGACAACCACATGAAGGCCAGTTTGGCCTTCGCTGCGACTTCACAAATCGTATTTTCAGGAACTAATGTGACGGTTACCGTGACGCTGAGCCGCGAGTTGCCCGTGGCCGTTCGGCTACCCTACAGCCTGGGAGGCAGCGCCACCGAGAACGACTATGCGAATCTGTCCCCCCAACCGGAATCGGGGCTGCTTTTTCCGGCCGGAGAGACGAGCAAGGAGATTCGTTTTGCGCTGCCGGAAAGCGACGACCGCCCGGGTAAAACGATCGTGCTGACCTTGGGGGAGCTCTCCCGGGTCCGTCTGCGCCGCTCCGACGGCTCGCCCCCTGACGCTCCTTTTCTGAAGGCCGAAACCCTGGTCGACCGTCCCGAGGATCTGGCCGACCATACGGTTACGATTTCTTCCCCTAACCAGCCTACGGGTCTTTGCAACCGTACGCCTCAGGTTAGAGACAAGCTGCTGGAGATCACGGGGATACCCGACTGCGCACAAGTCACACTGGGGCGTCTGGCTGAAGTCACCCGGTTGGATCTTTCAGGCAGCGGACTCACCGCACTTCAAGCGCACGACTTCGGCGGCTTGGTCGCACTGCACAGCCTGTTATTGAACAACAACTCCCTCAGGACGCCGCCCGAGGGCGTCTTCAGCGGTCTGAAATCGCTGCGGGTGCTGTGGTTGCAGGGCAACGGGTTCAACAGCCTTCCCCTTCGAGTTCTGGACGAAGTGATCCACAGGCTGGAGGACCTGCGGGTGGATCCCCGACTGAGCGCCAGCCTTGCCTTTGAGTCGAGTGCGCAGGAAACGGTGACAGGCGCAACCGTGAGGGTTCGGGTGTGGCTGAGCCGTGCCCTGCCGGTGGCGGTGCGCGTACCCTACAGCGTGAGCGGCACTGCCACCGAGACCGACTATGGCGGGTTGTTCCCCTCTCCGGAAGTTGGGCTCTTGTTCCCTGCCGGCGAGACTGGGGGGCAGATTGTATTTACTCCCTTGGAGGACTCGGAAGCCTTGGGGAAGACCGTGGTGCTGACCCTGGGGGAGCTCTCCGAGATCGGACTGCGCCGCTCCGACGGTAGCGGCGACGATGCTCCCGGACTGGACGCCGGGGTGCTGGTGGACCGGCCGGCCGCTGGAGCCGTCCACACCGTGACCATGGCTCACTCCAACCAACCGGCAGACGTCTGCGAACGCACGCCGCAAGTGAGGGATGCGCTGGTCGAAAGGCTTGGCCGGGTCTGCGAGGACATTACGACGGCGCATTTGGCCGAAGTGCGAATCCTGAGTGTGGATGACCCCGAGTTTACTACCCTTCAAGCACACGACTTCAGCGGGCTGATCGCCCTGGAATATCTGCTGTTGGATCGCAACTCCCTGACCTCATTGGCCGAAGAGGTCTTCAGCGAATTAACCTCCCTGAAAGGGCTCCGGTTGCAGGACAACTCGCTAAGCATGTTGCCAGAGGGAGTCTTCCAGGGGCTGAATTCTCTGCGAGAGCTATATTTGTATAGAAACTCTCTGAGCGTCCTGCCTCCCAAGGTCTTTCGCGGCCTGGGCAACCTGCGCGAGTTGCGGTTGTGGGGAAATTCCCTGACCGGCTTGCCGCCGGGTGTATTCCAGGGGCTGAGCAAACTGGAGGACCTCGAGTTGGGCGCTAACCACTTGAACCAACTTCCGGAGGGAATCTTTAGCGGCCTTGACAACCTGCGAAGCTTGTGGTTGTCCTTGAACCCCATCAACGAGTTGCCAGAGGGAGTCTTCGACGGTCTGAGCAAGCTGGAAGAGCTGCGGTTGTTGGGCAACCACCTGGAAGATCTGCCCGTGGACATTTTGGACGGATTGGACAACCTGCGCCTCTTGGTATTGTCCGGCAACCCCCTGAAGGATCTACCCGAGGGAATCCTGGACGATGTGCTCGATACCTTGGGCGGAGAATACACTGTCGATTTCGGAGCAGGCGTGCTGGGCGGCAACCCTAACGTCATACAAGTGCCCTATCGCGGCCATCTGTCCGTGGATTCCGACCTGAAGGCCACGCTCGCCTTTGCTTCAACCGAAACCGAGGCGCCGGAGGGCGCCACCGTGAGGGTGCCGGTCACCTTGAGCCGGGAGCTTCCGGTGTCCGTGAGGGTGCCCTATTCCGTCGGCTTCGGCGGGGCCTCAGCCGGTTACACCAACCTCTCTCCCGCTCTGGACAGCGGGCTTCTCTTTCCGGCGGGAGAGACCCGAGGCCAAATTTCCTTCACATTGTTGCGGGATACCGCCGCCCAGGGAGAAAGAAGCCTGGTGCTGACCCTGGGGAAGCCCACCGAGATCCGCCTGCGCCGCTCCCACGGGGAGCCCCCCGACGCTCCGGACCTAAGGAGCGATAGTCTTGTCCTCCGGTCCAAGCACCAAGCCCTCCACACCGTGACCGTTTCCGACGTCGATCCGGCAGAGCGGGACCC
It encodes:
- a CDS encoding leucine-rich repeat protein; translated protein: MEVTRISTCGQVTGAHLSSVRRLDLSASEITELKQNDFSGLNSLEWLRLNENSLTELPQGIFNGLNSLKGLWLQNNSLAALRDTVFSGLGRLRELVLFQNSLSVLPEGIFSGLVELRTLRLQDNSLRTLPEGVFQGLHNLSEMTFLGNSLRDLPGEIFSGLSNLKHLNLGRNSLGSLPKDIFSGLNALADLGLSGNQLSELPEEIFSDLNSLETLWLVDNPLSTLPAGIFDDVLDTMGSSPHGPGLGVDNHMKASLAFAATSQIVFSGTNVTVTVTLSRELPVAVRLPYSLGGSATENDYANLSPQPESGLLFPAGETSKEIRFALPESDDRPGKTIVLTLGELSRVRLRRSDGSPPDAPFLKAETLVDRPEDLADHTVTISSPNQPTGLCNRTPQVRDKLLEITGIPDCAQVTLGRLAEVTRLDLSGSGLTALQAHDFGGLVALHSLLLNNNSLRTPPEGVFSGLKSLRVLWLQGNGFNSLPLRVLDEVIHRLEDLRVDPRLSASLAFESSAQETVTGATVRVRVWLSRALPVAVRVPYSVSGTATETDYGGLFPSPEVGLLFPAGETGGQIVFTPLEDSEALGKTVVLTLGELSEIGLRRSDGSGDDAPGLDAGVLVDRPAAGAVHTVTMAHSNQPADVCERTPQVRDALVERLGRVCEDITTAHLAEVRILSVDDPEFTTLQAHDFSGLIALEYLLLDRNSLTSLAEEVFSELTSLKGLRLQDNSLSMLPEGVFQGLNSLRELYLYRNSLSVLPPKVFRGLGNLRELRLWGNSLTGLPPGVFQGLSKLEDLELGANHLNQLPEGIFSGLDNLRSLWLSLNPINELPEGVFDGLSKLEELRLLGNHLEDLPVDILDGLDNLRLLVLSGNPLKDLPEGILDDVLDTLGGEYTVDFGAGVLGGNPNVIQVPYRGHLSVDSDLKATLAFASTETEAPEGATVRVPVTLSRELPVSVRVPYSVGFGGASAGYTNLSPALDSGLLFPAGETRGQISFTLLRDTAAQGERSLVLTLGKPTEIRLRRSHGEPPDAPDLRSDSLVLRSKHQALHTVTVSDVDPAERDPFCLSLWQDSPCSTVAILPHLFLGPLGEHLANTEVAVTHKDPEAAHCEVAVLFDQGTSMASAVSFSGRFPDGNLFRTTLPRGGAELLTLTAPDAGQLTSGALYVFARSPCQTGSLQVQARHLLESPSDGETVELFSVDGQSENDWLGDGDCRRLTAMLRNGDNVGLASVTTRPGQSAPPGTRLRFAEFDLNGNLIGSLGSLEIYGQHHATYPWSLDRPATIQMCLDVPGASDFQLAIDALGTTAGGAKVQFSTVIIPGDTGPDDRGPSR